GATACGGGCGATGTCCGGCAAATGCACCTGCGATAACGCATCCATCACCCGTGCATGACGTTCCGCCGCACTGAGACCGGTATGCGTCTGCAACACTTCGTCGATCTGACGTCCCACCGTCAGCACCGGATTAAGTGCCGTCATCGGCTCCTGAAAAATCATCGCCATATGGCTGCCACGCAACGCTTTCTGGCAGCTATTGCTTACCTGCAACACATCTTCGCCATCGAGCAGAATGCGGCCACCGGTGACTTTCAGCGCGCCTTTTGGCAGCAAACCGAGAGTCGCCAGTGAGGTGACCGACTTACCCGAACCGCTTTCTCCCACCAGACATAACGTCTCTCCAGCGTGGATACGGAAAGAGATATCCTGCAGGATCGGCACACCTTGTGCGGTGCTTACTGACAGGCGATCGACATGCAGCACCTCATGATGTTGTTCCGTCATTTATCGCCCCTTTTTTTCAGTCGCGGGTCGAGGGCATCGCTCACCACATCGCCCAGCAGGTTGATCGACAGGATGCACAGCGAAAGCAGCAGCCCCGGCCACAGCACCAGCGATGGTTTCAGCTGGAAATAAAGGCGACCCTCGGAAATGATGTTGCCCCAGGTGGGGATTTCCGTGCCGATACCCGCGCCGAGGAAGGACAGAATCGCTTCGGTGAGAATCGCCGATGCGCAGATATAGGTGCTTTGCACAATCAACGGAGCCAGGGTGTTTGGCATCAGATGCCGGGTCAGCACCCGGAAGGTGGAGGTGCCCGTCAGAATCGCCGCTTCCACATAAGGTTCTTCACGCGCCGATAGCACCCTGGAGCGCACCAGACGCACCACCTGCGGGATCTCCGGCACCATAATCGCCACCATCACCGTCCAGATGCCCGCGCTGCTCAGTGAAACGATGGCAATGGCCAGCAGGATGCCGGGGATCGCCATCAGGCCATCCATCACGCGCATCACTATCGCGTCGAGACTGCGAAAATACCCGGCCAGCAACCCGAGCGGCAGGCCAATCAACACGCTCATTAACGTGACGCCCAGCCCGACCATTAACGAAATGCGTGCGCCATACACCACGCGTGCAAACAGGTCGCGACCGTAGGCATCGGTTCCCAGCCAGAACTCCGCGCTGGGCGGTTTGAGCCGAAACGCGGGCGACAGCGCCTCGGGATCATGGCTGGCAATCCACGGGGCGAAGATCGCCATGCAGACAATCAGCGTCAACGTGACCAGCGCAATCACCGACAACAGCGGGATGCGCGGCAGCATTAACCAACGACGTCGGGGCGCTGGCAGCAGCGCAGAAACAGGTTTACTCATGCTCATGCCTTACCCTCAGTAACGAATACGCGGATCGCTCAGCGCGTATGACAGGTCGATCAACAGGTTGATGATGACGTAGACCCCACTGGTCAGCAGGATCATGCCCTGAATCACCGGGTAATCGCGGGCCAGCACCGCATCCACAATCAACCGGCCCAGACCGGGGATGTTAAACACGCTTTCCGTCACCACCACACCGGAGATCATCAGCGCAAAGCCGGTGCCGATCACCGTCAGGATCGGGATCATCGAATTACGCAGCGCGTGACGGAACAGCACATGGATCTCCGATAGTCCTTTGGCGCGGGCGGTACGGATATAGTCTTCCCCCAGCACCTCCAGCACGCTGGCGCGGGTCATGCGTGCCACCAGCGCGATGTACACCGATGACAAGGTCAGAGCCGGTAAAATGATGCGCTCGGCAAACGGCCACACCCCTTTGGTGATGCTGGTAAAGCCTTGCACCGGCAACCATCTCAGCTCGATAGCAAACAGGGTTGCCAACAGATAACCAATGACAAATACCGGAATCGAGAAGCCCAGCACCGATGCCGACATCACCAGGTTGTCGATCCAGCTGCCGTGTTTCCACGCCGCCAGCACGCCGAGCGGCACGGAAATCAGGATGGTGAGGATAATCGCCACCAGCGCCAGACTCAGTGTCGGCTCCAGCCGCTGACCAATCATGGTCAGCACCGGGGTATGCGCCATCAGCGACGTGCTGAAGTCGCCATGCAACAACTGTCCAATCCAGACGAAAAATTGCTGATATAGCGGCTGGTCCAGACCCAGATTGGCGCGAATCGCCGCCAGCTGCTGAGGCGTCGCCATATCACCGGCAATAATCGCCGCCGGATCGCCCGGCGACAGGCGCAACAGCAGAAAAACAAACAGCGCGACCACCAGCATCACCGGGATTGCCGCCAGAACGCGGCGAATAAAATAACCAGCCACAGGAGCCTCCGAAGGTTGTATTTAAGTCAGCAATTAATCGTCTTTCTCGACGTTCCAGAACACGGTAGAAGGTCCGGTCATTAAGTGGCTGACATGGTTGCTCCACGCCGCGACGTCATAGAATTGCCCCAGCGGGATGTAGCTGACTTCGTCCATGGCATGCTTCTGGATCTCGACCGCAATTTCTTTCTGTTTGGCCGGATCGGTGGCGGTGGCAAAATCCACTTTCAGCTGGTTCATCTGCGGATCGGTCGGCCAGCCGAACCAGGCGCCGTTACGTCCACCACCGTCCAGCATTGGGTTGACCACCGGGTTCCAGATGGTTTCGGCATTCCAGTAGGTAAAGAACATATTCCAGCCACCCTGGGCCGGTGGATTCGGGTTGGCGCGGCGCGACACCAGCGTCTGCCAGTCCATCGGCTGCAAATCGACCTTAAAGCCCACCTTACGCAGCGCCTGAGCAGCCACCACCGGCTGGGATGCCTGGCTTGGCACATCGGTTGGCTGCATGATCACCACCGGCGTGCCGTCGTAACCGGCTTTCTTCAGCAGTGCTTTCGCTTCCTCGATATTGCCGCCGTTCAGCAGCGACTCACCGCCCGCCTGGCTTTCCAGCGCCGTGCCGCAACCGAACACTGAGGCGCAAAGTTTGTAGTACTGCGGGTTGCCCACCAACGCGTCGAGCACATCTTTCTGGTTCATGGCCAGCAATGCCGCGCGGCGGATATCAGGATTGTTAAACGGTGGATAGAGGAAGTTCATACGCCCACCGGTCATGGAACCGAGCTTGCTCAGGGTGCCGTACTTCAGATTCGGATCGGCCTGCACCATCGGCAGCAGGTCGATCGGCAGCTGTTCGATAAAATCGATATCACCGGAGGTTAAGGCATTAATCGCCGTCATCCGGTCAGGCATATTGATCCATTCAACCCGGTCCACCTTCACCACTTTGCCACCCGCCGTGCCGCTGGCCGGTTCTTTGCGTGGCACATAACCTTTGAACTTTTCGTAAACCACGCGGTTGCCCGGATCAAACTCGCTGGCGACAAACTTAAACGGCCCGGAACCGGTGTAGTCGGTGATCATTTTGCCGTCCGGGGTGTTCGCTACCCTCTCCGGCATCATAAATGCCGCCACCGACGAGGGTTTCGCCAGCAGCTGCAGCACGTAGCCGAAGGGTTTCGCCAGCTTGAGGGTGATGGTTTTGTCATCGGTAGCGGTAAGGCTCTCGACATACTTCATCATCAATTGCCCGCCAACATCGTAACGCGCCCAGCGTTTCAGTGAGGCAACGCAATCGGTGGCGGTCACCGGTTTGCCGTCATGCCACAGCAACCCATCACGCAGGGTGAAGGTGTAAGTCAGGCCATCGGGTGAAATTTTCCAGTCCGCCATTTGCGGCTGCGGCGTCTGTTTATCATCCATGCCGATCAGGGTGTCGTAAATCATGTAGCCGTGGTTACGGGTGATTTGCGCCGTGGTGGCGATCGGATCCAGTACCCGTAAAGAAGATGACATCACAACATGCAGAGTTTTCTCTGCCGCCATCACCGACGGTGCGGCCATGGTGGCGCTCAGGCCAACCGATAACAGACAAGCGATCAAAGTACGGGACGGAAATAGTTTCACGCTTAACACTCCAGTAAAAGGCAAACCCTGGTGTCGGGAAATGCGGTGTGTGCAATGTAAGGGGACAACGCAGGACGTAAGCGTCCTGCTGCCGTCAGAGTGCTGCTGCTAAGGCATGCTCGATATAAAGCTGGCGTAAACGCTGAGTCAGGGGACCCGGCTGACCCGCGCCAACCGGCTGGCCATCGACATTGACGACCGGGTAAACAAAGGAGGTGGATGAAGTAATAAAGGCTTCTGCGGCCTCTCTGACTTCATCGATAGTGAAGCCGCGCTCTTCCAGACGCAGGCCATGTTCATTAATCAGGGCAATCAGCGCACTGCGGGTGATACCCGGCAATAACAGCTGCGAAAGCTCACGGGTGACGACGGCACCGGCGTGGGTGATGATAAAGGCATTGTTGGAGGTGCCTTCGGTAATCAGGCCATCCTTGACCAGCCAGGCATCGTCAGCACCACGCAGCCGCGCCTGCTCTTTCGCCAGGCAGGCGTACAACAGTTGCGTGGTCTTGATATCGCAACGCCCCCAGCGTAAATCCGGCAGGCTGATAATATTCATCCCACGTTTCGCCAGCGGGCTGCCAAGGATGTCTTTGGCCTGGGTGTAGAGCACCAGTGTCGGTGGCGTACCTGCTGCGGGAAACGAGAAGTTTCGGTCTTCCACGCCACGGCTTACCTGCAGGTAAATCAAACCTTCGTGCAAATCGTTGCGGGTGATCAGCTCCCGATGGATCGCCAGCAGCTGATCGTTATCAACCGGTAACGACAGCGCCAGCTCACCCAGCGAACGACGCAGGCGTTTGAGGTGCTGCTCGAAATCCACCAGTCTGCCCTGCAATACCGCAGTCACCTCATAGATGGCATCGGCGAAGGTGAACCCCCGATCAAAGACCGAGATTTTCGCTTCATTTTCCGCAATAAACTCACCATTCAGATAGACGGTGCGCATGACTCAATTTCTCCGGGTTAGGGGCGTTCCACGCCAGTCTGGCGGGTGATGATGCCGTAATGTTCGATGCGGCGATGACGGGCGAAATCAAAGATGGTGGTCTTGCCGAACTGGCACAGATCCATGTCGCAGCGGTGGGCGATCAACTCATCACCCTGCCCGCTGGCGCGCGCCACGACAAATCCGTTCGGGTCCACGATGACGCTGCCGCCCATTAATGGGAAGCCATCTTCAACCCCGGCTTTAGCGACACCGACCACCCATGTTGCGTTCTGGTAAGCACCGGCCTGCATACAGAGTTCGGAGTGGAACAGCCGTTTGGTTTCGCCTTCATCGCGTTCCAGGGAATTCACGGAAGGGGTGTTGTAGCCCAGCGTGACCAGTTCCACGCCCTGCAATCCCATAACACGATAGGTTTCCGGCCAGCGGCGATCGTTGCAGATACACATGCCCATGATCGCGCCCTGGTTTTCCCAGGTCGGGAAGCCCAGATCGCCCGGCTCGAAATAACGTTTTTCCAGATGCTGGAAATCACGATGTGGATCGTACTCAACATGCCCCGGCAGGTGCACCTTGCGGTATTTACCGACAATATTGCCCTGCCGATCGGTGATGATGGAGGTGTTAAAGTGACGCCCTTCCGGGGT
The window above is part of the Pantoea cypripedii genome. Proteins encoded here:
- a CDS encoding ABC transporter permease; its protein translation is MSKPVSALLPAPRRRWLMLPRIPLLSVIALVTLTLIVCMAIFAPWIASHDPEALSPAFRLKPPSAEFWLGTDAYGRDLFARVVYGARISLMVGLGVTLMSVLIGLPLGLLAGYFRSLDAIVMRVMDGLMAIPGILLAIAIVSLSSAGIWTVMVAIMVPEIPQVVRLVRSRVLSAREEPYVEAAILTGTSTFRVLTRHLMPNTLAPLIVQSTYICASAILTEAILSFLGAGIGTEIPTWGNIISEGRLYFQLKPSLVLWPGLLLSLCILSINLLGDVVSDALDPRLKKRGDK
- a CDS encoding ABC transporter substrate-binding protein, translating into MKLFPSRTLIACLLSVGLSATMAAPSVMAAEKTLHVVMSSSLRVLDPIATTAQITRNHGYMIYDTLIGMDDKQTPQPQMADWKISPDGLTYTFTLRDGLLWHDGKPVTATDCVASLKRWARYDVGGQLMMKYVESLTATDDKTITLKLAKPFGYVLQLLAKPSSVAAFMMPERVANTPDGKMITDYTGSGPFKFVASEFDPGNRVVYEKFKGYVPRKEPASGTAGGKVVKVDRVEWINMPDRMTAINALTSGDIDFIEQLPIDLLPMVQADPNLKYGTLSKLGSMTGGRMNFLYPPFNNPDIRRAALLAMNQKDVLDALVGNPQYYKLCASVFGCGTALESQAGGESLLNGGNIEEAKALLKKAGYDGTPVVIMQPTDVPSQASQPVVAAQALRKVGFKVDLQPMDWQTLVSRRANPNPPAQGGWNMFFTYWNAETIWNPVVNPMLDGGGRNGAWFGWPTDPQMNQLKVDFATATDPAKQKEIAVEIQKHAMDEVSYIPLGQFYDVAAWSNHVSHLMTGPSTVFWNVEKDD
- a CDS encoding D-amino-acid transaminase, coding for MRTVYLNGEFIAENEAKISVFDRGFTFADAIYEVTAVLQGRLVDFEQHLKRLRRSLGELALSLPVDNDQLLAIHRELITRNDLHEGLIYLQVSRGVEDRNFSFPAAGTPPTLVLYTQAKDILGSPLAKRGMNIISLPDLRWGRCDIKTTQLLYACLAKEQARLRGADDAWLVKDGLITEGTSNNAFIITHAGAVVTRELSQLLLPGITRSALIALINEHGLRLEERGFTIDEVREAAEAFITSSTSFVYPVVNVDGQPVGAGQPGPLTQRLRQLYIEHALAAAL
- a CDS encoding N-carbamoyl-D-amino-acid hydrolase, whose protein sequence is MREIVIGGAQLGAIQKSDSRESVVQRMLALLEQARQQGCELVVFPELALTTFFPRWYMEDQNEVDSWFEREMPNDVTRPLFDFSREHGIAITFGYAELTPEGRHFNTSIITDRQGNIVGKYRKVHLPGHVEYDPHRDFQHLEKRYFEPGDLGFPTWENQGAIMGMCICNDRRWPETYRVMGLQGVELVTLGYNTPSVNSLERDEGETKRLFHSELCMQAGAYQNATWVVGVAKAGVEDGFPLMGGSVIVDPNGFVVARASGQGDELIAHRCDMDLCQFGKTTIFDFARHRRIEHYGIITRQTGVERP
- a CDS encoding ABC transporter permease, translating into MAGYFIRRVLAAIPVMLVVALFVFLLLRLSPGDPAAIIAGDMATPQQLAAIRANLGLDQPLYQQFFVWIGQLLHGDFSTSLMAHTPVLTMIGQRLEPTLSLALVAIILTILISVPLGVLAAWKHGSWIDNLVMSASVLGFSIPVFVIGYLLATLFAIELRWLPVQGFTSITKGVWPFAERIILPALTLSSVYIALVARMTRASVLEVLGEDYIRTARAKGLSEIHVLFRHALRNSMIPILTVIGTGFALMISGVVVTESVFNIPGLGRLIVDAVLARDYPVIQGMILLTSGVYVIINLLIDLSYALSDPRIRY